Proteins from one bacterium genomic window:
- a CDS encoding ornithine carbamoyltransferase: MTTLKGRDYIETQDLSLDELRLLLEMSAELKEKFHRGEPTLLLPNQTAYLLFFDKSTRTRNAFEAGMTQLGGHAHFIDSSSTQISHGETAADTGRILAAMGHGICVRHDLIPGAGNRYMREMAEAANVPIINMQCDVDHPTQTLADLLTIREHFGSEFRGKIAVSWAHAPSYAKPLSVPQGLITLMTRFGMDVVLAHPPGYDLIDRTVEAARANAAESGGSFEIVDDMDAAFEGADIVYPKSWGARDLMLARLDATSQEEIDENERACLAMNARHEDWICDERRMELARDHAVYMHCLPADRGFEVTDAVIDGPQSIVFPEAENRLHTAKAIMAATMRERPF, encoded by the coding sequence ATGACGACGCTGAAGGGCCGGGACTACATCGAGACACAGGATCTCTCGTTGGACGAGCTGCGACTGCTGCTGGAGATGTCGGCGGAGCTCAAGGAGAAGTTCCATCGCGGGGAGCCCACGCTGCTCCTGCCGAATCAAACCGCGTACCTACTCTTCTTCGACAAGTCAACGCGAACCCGGAACGCATTCGAGGCGGGCATGACGCAGCTCGGGGGACACGCCCACTTCATCGACTCCTCGTCGACGCAGATCAGCCACGGGGAGACGGCGGCGGACACGGGCAGGATCCTGGCGGCGATGGGACACGGTATCTGCGTTCGGCATGATCTGATCCCGGGGGCGGGAAACAGGTACATGCGCGAGATGGCCGAAGCGGCCAACGTGCCGATCATCAACATGCAATGCGACGTGGATCATCCCACACAGACGCTGGCGGACCTGCTCACGATCCGCGAGCACTTCGGGAGCGAGTTCCGCGGCAAGATTGCGGTGTCGTGGGCCCACGCGCCCTCGTATGCAAAGCCGCTCAGCGTGCCGCAGGGTCTGATCACGCTGATGACGCGCTTCGGGATGGACGTGGTGCTCGCGCATCCGCCCGGGTACGACCTGATCGACCGCACGGTGGAGGCAGCCCGGGCGAATGCGGCGGAGTCGGGCGGGTCGTTCGAGATCGTGGACGACATGGATGCCGCGTTCGAAGGGGCGGACATCGTGTATCCGAAGAGCTGGGGAGCACGTGACCTGATGCTCGCCCGGCTGGATGCGACGAGCCAGGAGGAGATCGACGAGAACGAGCGAGCGTGCCTGGCGATGAACGCCCGGCACGAGGATTGGATCTGCGACGAGCGCCGGATGGAGCTCGCGCGGGATCACGCGGTGTACATGCACTGCCTTCCGGCCGATCGCGGATTCGAGGTGACCGACGCGGTGATCGACGGACCGCAGTCGATCGTCTTCCCGGAGGCGGAGAATCGACTGCACACCGCCAAGGCGATCATGGCCGCCACCATGCGCGAGCGCCCGTTCTGA
- a CDS encoding YgeY family selenium metabolism-linked hydrolase gives EQKMVRFVRDLVAIPSESAEEGRVIERIRREMQKTRAFDHIWTDPMGNLLGCIGPMPGRGPRDRKRKLIAIDAHVDTVGIGDRSEWKHDPYQGKVERGRVWGRGAGDQEGAVPAMVYAAKILRELDVDTSEYTLLFTFTVMEEDCDGLCWQYIIGETGIRPDAVVVTDSTDCQILRGHRGRMEIGVTCTGRSCHGSMPEKGDNAVYKIASVVREIEKLNRRLKKDRFLGKGTITVSYVDCKTPSLCAVPGQAYIHLDRRLTQGESKTSAVREVRDAVRRTGVRAKVEVLRYARPSYTGLVYETQKYFPTWCAPEDALQVRAAIKAHRSVLGTAPTVHRWTFSTNAVAIAGMHGIPCVGFGPAPENVAHTVNDSVPIAHMVKCAAFYAGFGQAYCDLAARRANKTPMTFRTKKG, from the coding sequence GAGCAGAAGATGGTGCGGTTCGTGCGGGACCTGGTGGCGATTCCGTCCGAGTCGGCGGAGGAAGGCCGGGTGATCGAGCGGATACGCCGGGAGATGCAGAAGACACGGGCTTTCGATCACATCTGGACGGACCCCATGGGCAACCTCCTGGGCTGCATCGGCCCCATGCCCGGGCGAGGGCCGCGCGATCGGAAGCGCAAGCTCATCGCCATCGACGCCCATGTCGACACGGTCGGCATCGGTGACCGGTCGGAATGGAAGCACGATCCTTACCAAGGGAAGGTGGAGCGTGGTCGCGTGTGGGGGCGCGGCGCGGGCGATCAGGAGGGAGCGGTGCCCGCGATGGTCTATGCCGCGAAGATCCTCCGGGAGCTGGATGTCGACACGTCGGAGTACACGCTGCTGTTCACCTTCACGGTGATGGAGGAAGACTGCGACGGCCTGTGCTGGCAGTACATCATCGGCGAGACCGGGATCCGTCCGGACGCGGTCGTGGTGACGGACTCGACCGATTGCCAGATCCTGCGCGGGCATCGCGGACGAATGGAGATCGGCGTGACGTGCACCGGGCGCTCGTGCCACGGCTCGATGCCCGAGAAGGGCGACAACGCGGTGTACAAGATCGCGAGCGTGGTGCGGGAGATCGAGAAGCTCAACCGCCGGTTGAAGAAGGACCGGTTCCTGGGAAAGGGAACGATCACGGTCAGCTACGTGGATTGCAAGACGCCGAGCCTGTGCGCGGTGCCTGGTCAGGCCTACATCCATCTGGATCGCCGGCTGACGCAGGGCGAGAGCAAGACGTCCGCCGTGCGCGAAGTACGTGACGCCGTGAGGCGGACCGGGGTCCGGGCCAAGGTCGAGGTGCTGCGCTACGCGCGGCCGAGCTACACGGGCCTGGTCTACGAGACGCAGAAGTACTTCCCGACGTGGTGCGCGCCCGAGGATGCGTTGCAGGTCAGGGCGGCGATCAAGGCGCATCGCTCGGTGCTGGGCACGGCGCCCACCGTGCACCGGTGGACGTTCAGCACCAACGCGGTGGCAATCGCCGGGATGCACGGGATCCCCTGCGTCGGCTTCGGCCCCGCGCCGGAGAACGTGGCGCACACGGTGAACGACTCCGTGCCGATCGCACACATGGTGAAGTGCGCCGCGTTCTACGCGGGGTTCGGACAGGCGTACTGTGATCTGGCCGCCCGTCGCGCGAACAAGACGCCCATGACGTTCAGAACGAAGAAGGGCTGA